In Syngnathus acus chromosome 21, fSynAcu1.2, whole genome shotgun sequence, one genomic interval encodes:
- the si:dkey-91i10.3 gene encoding cytochrome P450, which produces MFAKVITSFGLRTRCWIHVKTRPAAEVTSLAVEPRQPARRPASSTCTGAVSDDVGRVKSMDELGGPSFLSTLNWLFVKGYFKTTQQMQIEHKKLYGPLWKSTYGPLVVVNVASAELIEQVLRQEGRHPVRSDMPHWRHYREVRNQAHGPLTEIGANWLRIRSILNPRMLKPKHVVSYADTINPVVADFVERLCWLRLNNNNGVTDLVPDVTEELYRFAFEGICSVLFETRLGCLEQDIPVETQKFIHSVGEMFRLSSIVILFPKRYWPYLPFWKNFAATWDHLFKFSEELVQKKLEELGKKEQVDGDMEGAYLTHLLLSQKMNVTEILGSVTELLLAGVDTTSNTISWALYHLAKEPGIQDQLHQEVSTVCPASRGMPTAEDITRMPYLKAVVRETLRLYPVVPGNARLTVENEIVVGDHLFPKRTLFHLCHYAVSHDDSVFPEPHRFLPQRWLRQENTKQQQHPFGSVPFGFGIRACLGRRVAELEMYLLLSTLIARFEVRPDPSSTGPVKPITRTLLCPAAPINLIFKDRQV; this is translated from the exons ATGTTCGCCAAGGTTATCACCAGCTTCGGCTTGCGGACCCGCTGCTGGATCCATGTGAAGACGCGGCCGGCGGCCGAAGTGACGAGCCTGGCGGTCGAACCTCGGCAGCCTGCGCGCCGCCCCGCATCGTCCACCTGCACCGGCGCTGTGTCGGACGACGTCGGCCGGGTGAAAAGCATGGACGAGCTGGGCGGGCCGAGCTTCCTCAGCACGCTCAACTGGCTCTTCGTCAAGGGATACTTCAAAACCACGCAGCAGATGCAA ATCGAGCACAAGAAGCTGTACGGACCCCTGTGGAAATCCACCTACGGCCCCCTGGTAGTCGTCAACGTGGCCAGCGCCGAGCTCATCGAACAGGTTCTGCGCCAGGAGGGTCGGCACCCGGTCCGTTCCGACATGCCGCACTGGAGGCACTACCGAGAGGTGCGCAACCAAGCCCACGGGCCCCTCACCGA GATTGGGGCCAATTGGCTGCGTATCCGCAGCATCCTGAATCCTCGCATGCTGAAGCCAAAGCACGTTGTCTCCTACGCCGACACCATCAACCCGGTGGTGGCCGACTTTGTGGAACGACTCTGCTGGTTGCgcctcaacaacaacaatggcgTCACCGACCTGGTGCCCGACGTGACtgaagaactttacaggtttgcttttgaag GCATCTGCTCGGTGCTGTTCGAGACGCGTCTGGGCTGCCTGGAGCAGGACATACCCGTGGAGACGCAAAAGTTCATCCACTCGGTGGGGGAAATGTTCCGGCTGTCTTCTATCGTCATCCTCTTCCCAAAGCGCTACTGGCCCTACCTGCCCTTCTGGAAAAACTTTGCGGCCACCTGGGACCACCTCTTCAAATTTT CGGAAGAGCTAGTACAGAAGAAGCTGGAGGAGCTGGGGAAGAAGGAGCAGGTGGATGGTGACATGGAGGGCGCCTATCTGACTCACCTGCTTCTCAGCCAGAAAATGAACGTCACCGAGATCCTGGGAAGCGTCACCGAACTCCTGCTGGCGGGAGTCGACACG ACATCCAACACCATTTCGTGGGCTCTGTACCATCTGGCTAAGGAGCCTGGCATCCAGGACCAACTCCACCAGGAAGTGTCGACTGTTTGTCCCGCCTCACGCGGAATGCCCACCGCCGAAGATATCACCCGAATGCCCTACCTGAAGGCTGTCGTTAGGGAGACGCTGCG GCTTTACCCCGTCGTACCGGGAAACGCTCGCCTCACTGTGGAAAACGAGATTGTGGTGGGAGATCATCTATTTCCTAAAAGG ACTCTGTTCCACCTGTGCCACTACGCCGTCTCCCACGACGACAGCGTTTTTCCCGAGCCGCATCGCTTTCTGCCGCAACGATGGCTGCGGCAGGAGAACACCAAGCAGCAGCAACACCCGTTCGGATCGGTGCCTTTCGGGTTCGGGATCCGGGCTTGCCTGGGTCGTCGGGTGGCCGAGCTTGAGATGTACCTGCTGCTGTCCAcg CTAATCGCTCGTTTTGAGGTGAGGCCTGACCCCAGCAGCACCGGACCCGTCAAACCTATCACCAGGACTCTGCTGTGCCCGGCCGCGCCCATCAACCTCATCTTCAAGGACAGACAAGTGTGA
- the ildr1b gene encoding immunoglobulin-like domain-containing receptor 1b gives MGNMMPVTLLLLVVYLPTELLCIQVIVPESERSTMLFASVILRCDFSTSANPQDVLVTWRFKSFCKDPILEYYSTSYQAALQLGQDPANDCPDRQRTIRTVVQKRGLNEPILGAEYRNRKITVQNKADLVITEVMWWDNGVYFCTIDAAGDTTGDSDREVKLIVYHWLTVLLIILGALLLIMLLCICCCQCCPQKCCCYVRCPCCPKTCCCPEKAVMQHRMLREAKRAMAPWMHGQPIYAPISSNNSVQGVPMLYSGSFSDPGKQNFAMAPMQLSPVMLPQQAAPPHHLNGSATGGSLQSNRHVLDYLENQVRGLDVPMHPVQNVPPRVVQPQLQPSIVPYTPGPPSMLSALDEMGVRGTERRVITLPPIIQRVPSFSSRREPRGGGPDSGGIRFSSQSSGSTNPSGRVVQQRRYRDHSPRRGILREYSDDSDWERRQGRGNHLTRREQSRVGSRPRTHSRDDLMEELRSRNTRRERSLSPPRRKGSWSSDEDDSGRRRAARGRDWLEKPPSYSSVESQYGHDNRRNLIRLSDRSSRSNPSVVI, from the exons ATGGGAAATATGATGCCTGTGACGCTGTTGCTGCTGGTGGTTTACCTTCCAACAG AGCTGCTGTGCATCCAGGTGATTGTTCCAGAGTCAGAAAGAAGTACCATGTTGTTTGCATCTGTGATCCTTCGCTGCGATTTCTCCACTTCTGCAAATCCCCAGGATGTGCTGGTTACCTGGAGATTTAAATCCTTCTGTAAAGATCCCATTCTGGAGTACTACTCCACAA GCTACCAGGCCGCCCTCCAGCTGGGTCAGGACCCAGCCAACGACTGCCCGGACCGCCAGCGTACAATCCGTACTGTGGTCCAAAAGCGAGGCCTCAATGAGCCTATTCTGGGCGCTGAATACCGGAACCGCAAAATTACCGTTCAAAACA AGGCTGACCTGGTCATCACGGAGGTGATGTGGTGGGACAACGGTGTGTACTTCTGCACCATTGATGCCGCCGGCGACACAACGGGTGACTCGGATCGAGAAGTTAAACTCATCGTGTATC ACTGGTTGACGGTGCTGCTAATCATCTTGGGCGCCCTGCTGCTCATCATGCTATTGTGCATATGTTGCTGTCAGTGCTGCCCGCAGAAGTGCTGCTGCTACGTGCGCTGCCCTTGCTGTCCCAAGACCTGCTGCTGCCCAGAAAAAG CTGTGATGCAACACAGGATGCTGCGTGAGGCCAAGAGAGCCATGGCGCCCTGGATGCACGGCCAACCCATTTACGCTCCCATCAGCTCCAACAACTCCGTCCAGGGCGTCCCTATGTTGTATTCAG gttcaTTCTCGGATCCTGGCAAACAGAACTTTGCCATGGCGCCCATGCAGCTGTCCCCCGTGATGCTTCCGCAGCAGGCCGCCCCTCCGCACCACCTGAACGGCAGTGCTACAGGAGGCAGCCTCCAGAGCAACCGACACGTGTTGGATTACCTGGAGAACCAGGTGAGGGGGCTGGATGTGCCGATGCATCCTGTTCAGAATGTGCCCCCACGAGTGGTTCAGCCCCAACTACAGCCTTCCATTGTGCCTTACACACCCGGGCCCCCCAGCATGCTGTCAGCGCTCGATGAGATGGGCGTAAGGGGCACAGAGAGAAGGGTGATCACGCTACCCCCTATCATCCAGCGTGTTCCCAGCTTCTCGTCCCGCAGGGAACCCCGAGGTGGAGGGCCAGACAGTGGGGGGATACGGTTCTCTAGCCAGTCCAGCGGTAGTACCAACCCCTCTGGAAGGGTCGTACAACAACGCAGATATAGAGACCATTCTCCAAGACGGGGGATCTTGCGCGAGTACAGCGACGACTCCGACTGGGAGAGGAGGCAAGGAAGAGGGAACCACCTCACCCGGAGGGAGCAGAGCCGTGTCGGGTCCAGGCCTCGGACCCACAGCCGCGATGATCTGATGGAAGAGCTGCGGAGCAGAAACACGCGGAGGGAGAGGAGTTTATCGCCTCCACGCCGCAAAGGCTCCTGGAGCTCGGACGAAGACGACAGCGGCAGGCGAAGGGCGGCTAGAGGGAGGGATTGGCTTGAGAAGCCCCCCAGCTACTCCTCGGTGGAGAGCCAATATGGGCACGACAACCGCAGGAACCTCATCCGTCTTTCT GATCGGAGCTCCCGTAGCAACCCCAGCGTAGTCATCTGA
- the me3 gene encoding NADP-dependent malic enzyme, mitochondrial, with protein MNSITGRAAWYLCRRTAAKGVVSGGGFPFQTTRVCHGGASSKGSVSTKKRGYDITRNPHLNKGMAFTLEERLQLGIHGLLPPCFLSQDVQVLRVMKSYETRVNPLDKYILLMTLQDRNEKLFYRVLTSDIEEFMPIVYTPTVGLACQQYGLAFRRPRGLFITIHDKGHIATLLNSWPEENIKAIVVTDGERILGLGDLGSYGMGIPVGKLALYTACGGVRPQQCLPVLLDVGTDNQDLLNDPLYIGLKHNRIRGKEYDALIDEFMQAVTDKYGMSCLIQFEDFANSNAFRILNKYRNRYCTFNDDIQGTASVAVAGLLAALKITKDKLSNHTFVFQGAGEAALGIAHLLMMAMAKEGLSRKEAAKRIWMVDSKGLIVKGRSHLNHEKEEFAHEHPHLKTLEEAVHTIKPTAIIGVAAIGGAFTEKIIKDMASHNDRPIIFALSNPTSKAECTAEQCYNITEGRGIFASGSPFNKVTLADGRSFYPGQGNNAYVFPGVALGVIACGVRHISDDIFLTTAEAIADMVTEEHLAEGRLYPPLKYIREVSFKIAVKVVNYAYKHNIASVYPEPKDKEAFVLSHIYSPDYDSFTLDTYAWPQEAMNVQGV; from the exons ATGAATTCCATCACTGGAAGAGCGGCGTGGTATTTGTGCAGACGCACGGCTGCCAAGGGGGTTGTGTCGGGCGGAGGATTCCCCTTTCAGACGACGAGGGTCTGCCATGGCGGGGCGAGCAGCAAAGGCAGCGTTAGCACCAAGAAGCGCGGCTATGACATCACTAGGAACCCCCACCTCAACAAG GGTATGGCTTTCACCCTGGAAGAGCGCTTGCAGCTGGGCATACATGGCCTGTTGCCACCTTGCTTCTTGTCCCAGGATGTTCAAGTGCTACGTGTCATGAAGAGCTATGAAACGCGTGTCAATCCTTTGGACAA GTACATCCTGCTGATGACGCTACAAGACAGGAACGAAAAGCTCTTCTATCGTGTGCTCACGTCGGACATCGAGGAGTTCATGCCCATTGTCTACACACCCACCGTGGGCTTGGCATGCCAGCAGTATGGTCTGGCCTTCAGGAGGCCGCG AGGACTCTTCATCACCATCCATGATAAAGGCCACATTGCAACCCTGCTCAATTCCTGGCCTGAAGAAAACATAAAG GCCATTGTGGTGACAGACGGCGAGCGTATCCTCGGGCTAGGGGATCTGGGCAGCTATGGCATGGGCATTCCCGTGGGGAAATTGGCTCTGTACACAGCCTGTGGCGGAGTTCGGCCGCAGCAGTGCCTCCCCGTGTTGCTGGATGTGGGAACTGACAACCAAGACCTGCTCAATGATCCCCTCTACATCGGCCTGAAGCACAACCGAATCCGAGGGAAGGAGTACGACGCGCTCATTGACGAATTTATGCAGGCTGTGACAGACAA GTACGGGATGAGCTGCCTGATTCAATTTGAGGACTTTGCCAACAGTAATGCATTCCGCATCCTCAACAAATACAGGAATCGCTATTGTACCTTCAACGACGACATCCAAG GCACGGCCTCTGTAGCAGTGGCTGGGCTACTGGCAGCTTTAAAAATCACCAAAGACAAACTGTCGAATCACACCTTTGTTTTCCAGGGGGCAGGAGAG GCCGCTCTGGGTATCGCTCACCTGTTAATGATGGCTATGGCCAAGGAGGGCTTGTCTCGAAAAGAGGCCGCCAAAAGGATCTGGATGGTGGACTCTAAAGGTCTCATTGTGAAG GGGCGAAGTCATTTGAACCACGAGAAGGAGGAGTTTGCGCACGAACACCCCCACCTGAAGACCTTGGAGGAGGCCGTGCACACCATCAAGCCCACGGCCATTATCG GAGTCGCCGCCATTGGCGGCGCATTCACAGAGAAGATAATCAAGGACATGGCATCCCACAACGACAGGCCCATCATCTTTGCTCTGAGCAACCCCACCAGCAAGGCCGAGTGCACGGCGGAGCAATGTTACAACATCACTGAG GGTCGCGGGATCTTTGCTAGCGGGAGTCCGTTTAACAAGGTGACGCTGGCCGACGGACGCTCGTTCTACCCCGGCCAGGGAAACAACGCCTACGTGTTCCCTGGGGTGGCACTAGGCGTCATCGCCTGCGGAGTTCGCCACATATCCGACGACATCTTCCTCACCACTGCAGAg GCCATTGCTGACATGGTGACTGAGGAGCACTTGGCTGAAGGGCGACTCTACCCTCCTCTAAAATACATCAGAGAGGTGTCCTTCAAGATTGCTGTCAAG GTTGTCAACTATGCGTACAAGCACAACATAGCGTCAGTGTACCCGGAGCCGAAGGATAAAGAAGCATTTGTCCTCTCTCACATCTACAGCCCAGATTATGACTCATTCACACTGGACACGTATGCTTGGCCACAGGAAGCTATGAACGTGCAGGGCGTGTGA